One part of the Dyadobacter sp. 676 genome encodes these proteins:
- a CDS encoding FKBP-type peptidyl-prolyl cis-trans isomerase → MNLKTIGYAMGITILAAACNQHREQVTESGLKYTLFEHEDDARKAKLGDIMTFHLVLKNGSDSTLRDTYKEKNPVKMVLQAPPYKGSFEEGLTMLATGDSAKFLVNADTLFAKIGQPMPPMIKKGSELSFTVKVVSVLTSEEFQKQQAEAGKKQKEIDAKIIDEYLVKNNLKAKARKTASGLVYVPQTEGTGASPAPGDNVKVHYTGKFLDGKEFDSSKNQGKPLDMQVGAGMVIQGWDEGLTLMKKGEKGLLLIPSGLAYGPEQYGPIPGNSVLQFEMELLDITKGTKPAGPALPAPAPAK, encoded by the coding sequence ATGAATTTAAAAACAATCGGTTATGCGATGGGCATAACTATTCTCGCAGCCGCTTGCAATCAGCATCGTGAGCAGGTTACCGAAAGCGGCCTCAAATACACGCTTTTCGAACACGAAGACGATGCAAGAAAAGCCAAACTGGGGGATATCATGACCTTCCACCTGGTGTTGAAGAATGGTTCCGACTCTACGCTCCGCGATACATATAAAGAAAAAAATCCGGTAAAAATGGTATTGCAGGCACCGCCTTACAAGGGCAGCTTCGAGGAAGGCCTTACCATGCTTGCAACGGGCGACAGCGCCAAATTCCTGGTCAATGCGGATACATTGTTCGCGAAAATCGGCCAGCCAATGCCACCGATGATCAAAAAAGGATCGGAGCTGAGTTTTACGGTGAAAGTGGTGAGCGTGCTTACTTCGGAGGAGTTCCAGAAGCAACAGGCGGAAGCCGGTAAAAAGCAGAAGGAAATCGATGCGAAGATTATCGACGAATATCTGGTTAAAAATAACCTGAAAGCGAAAGCCAGAAAAACAGCTTCCGGCCTGGTTTACGTACCGCAAACCGAAGGAACAGGCGCAAGTCCTGCTCCCGGCGACAATGTGAAAGTACATTACACCGGCAAGTTCCTGGATGGCAAGGAATTCGACAGCTCTAAAAACCAGGGCAAGCCGCTCGATATGCAGGTAGGCGCCGGAATGGTGATCCAGGGTTGGGACGAAGGTCTTACGTTGATGAAAAAAGGTGAAAAAGGCTTGTTGCTGATCCCTTCGGGCCTCGCTTACGGGCCTGAGCAATACGGACCAATCCCGGGTAACTCGGTGCTGCAGTTTGAAATGGAATTGCTCGATATTACCAAAGGCACCAAGCCTGCTGGCCCTGCGCTACCTGCGCCAGCTCCTGCGAAATAA
- a CDS encoding response regulator yields MLFPLKTILIDDEQLALSRLRRLLEKHPETFDIVSEARNGAEGLVEIDKHHPDVIFLDIEMPLLNGFEMLSKLTKMPLVVFSTAYDQYAIRAFEENSVDYLLKPVENDRLLKTIDKIKNITQAANGHSGSFNPYSENLLRLLEEMKPKKEIFSLSVKSGDRILLIPMTEITHFEAEEKYVFLNTLDGQKYLLNYTLTSLEEKLPKHYLRVSRAGIVNSHHIKEIQKHFNGKYVIVMRDRKASQITSGSTYGDAIRHLLDN; encoded by the coding sequence ATGCTTTTTCCGCTTAAAACCATCCTGATCGACGACGAGCAGCTTGCATTGAGCCGCCTCAGAAGACTGCTCGAAAAACATCCCGAGACTTTCGACATTGTGTCGGAAGCCAGAAACGGCGCGGAAGGGTTGGTCGAAATAGACAAACACCATCCCGATGTTATTTTTCTGGACATCGAAATGCCGCTTCTGAATGGTTTCGAAATGCTTTCGAAACTCACCAAAATGCCTTTGGTAGTGTTTTCGACGGCCTATGACCAGTATGCGATCCGGGCATTTGAGGAAAATTCGGTGGACTATCTGCTGAAACCGGTGGAGAACGACCGGCTTTTGAAGACGATCGACAAGATCAAAAACATCACCCAGGCGGCAAACGGGCATTCGGGCAGCTTTAACCCTTATTCAGAAAACCTGCTGAGGCTGCTGGAAGAAATGAAGCCGAAAAAGGAGATATTTTCACTATCGGTGAAATCCGGCGACCGCATTCTGCTGATCCCGATGACGGAGATCACGCATTTCGAAGCGGAGGAAAAATACGTTTTCCTGAACACGCTCGACGGCCAGAAGTACCTGCTCAACTACACGCTTACCTCGCTCGAAGAGAAGCTGCCCAAGCATTACCTGCGCGTGAGCCGGGCGGGTATCGTCAACTCCCACCATATCAAGGAAATCCAGAAACACTTCAACGGCAAGTACGTGATCGTGATGCGCGACCGCAAGGCTTCGCAAATCACCAGCGGCAGTACGTACGGCGACGCCATCCGTCATCTTCTTGATAATTAA
- a CDS encoding polyphosphate kinase 2 family protein: MSDFNSDDYRYDGSKKFDISKAKTRFKDIYADKAEYEAMQEESAKELDELQSMMYAHNRYGLLVIFQAMDAAGKDGTIKHVLSGVNPVGVKIHSFKRPTETELGHDFLWRTNLVLPQRGTITIFNRSYYEEVLVVKVQPEILTQSQRLPAELTEDLDKLWKHRYSDIRNLEKYLYRNGIRVIKFFLNVSKEEQAERLIERIEDPSKNWKFEEQDVKVRDKWAEYMQAYEDCINATATKKAPWYVIPADDKKNLRLTVAKIIAEELKKMKMTYPESGPERTEELRHFIDIINEQTKQP, encoded by the coding sequence ATGTCGGACTTTAATTCGGATGATTATCGCTACGACGGTAGCAAGAAATTTGACATTAGTAAGGCCAAAACCCGCTTCAAGGACATTTATGCCGACAAAGCCGAATACGAGGCCATGCAGGAAGAGTCGGCCAAAGAGCTGGATGAGCTGCAAAGCATGATGTACGCGCATAACCGGTACGGGTTACTGGTTATTTTTCAGGCAATGGACGCGGCGGGAAAGGATGGCACGATCAAGCATGTACTTTCGGGCGTGAACCCGGTGGGCGTGAAAATTCATTCGTTTAAACGGCCTACCGAAACGGAACTAGGCCATGATTTCCTCTGGCGGACCAATCTGGTACTGCCTCAGCGCGGCACAATCACGATTTTTAACCGCAGCTATTACGAAGAAGTATTGGTTGTAAAAGTCCAGCCCGAAATCCTGACCCAATCGCAGCGCCTGCCTGCCGAGCTGACGGAGGATTTGGATAAGCTCTGGAAACACCGCTATTCCGATATCCGGAACCTGGAAAAATACCTTTACCGAAACGGCATCCGGGTTATCAAATTCTTTCTGAATGTTTCGAAAGAAGAGCAGGCCGAACGACTGATCGAACGCATCGAAGATCCTTCCAAAAACTGGAAATTCGAAGAGCAGGACGTGAAAGTACGCGACAAATGGGCCGAATACATGCAGGCTTACGAGGATTGCATCAATGCTACCGCCACGAAAAAGGCACCATGGTATGTAATTCCGGCCGACGATAAAAAGAACCTTCGCCTTACCGTTGCCAAGATCATCGCCGAAGAATTGAAAAAGATGAAAATGACATACCCTGAATCCGGCCCCGAGCGGACCGAAGAGCTGCGCCATTTCATCGATATCATCAACGAGCAAACCAAACAGCCCTGA
- a CDS encoding fasciclin domain-containing protein: MVTNSFKLHFALVLRKLTTWKAMKKNRFGGHWATFFLAAGLFSTILISCKESSDDIVKNKAVTDIIRENPEFSRLKEIMDIAKQSDALRSQDATFFLPDNAAFQKANIPGTATSGMTDTTAKEFLKSFVIKGVYNVDNTLPTDSVSTVSGKKIKFVKQDNVINVNNAEITKKNVSAANGLIQVIDSVYVKVK; the protein is encoded by the coding sequence ATGGTTACCAATTCCTTCAAACTACATTTTGCATTAGTTTTACGAAAATTAACCACTTGGAAAGCTATGAAAAAAAACCGTTTTGGGGGGCATTGGGCTACATTTTTTTTGGCAGCAGGGCTATTTTCAACGATTTTGATTTCTTGTAAGGAAAGCAGCGACGACATTGTAAAAAACAAAGCGGTGACGGATATTATTCGTGAAAATCCGGAGTTCAGCAGGCTAAAAGAAATCATGGATATTGCAAAACAAAGTGATGCCCTAAGATCACAGGATGCGACTTTTTTCCTGCCCGACAATGCAGCTTTTCAGAAAGCAAATATTCCCGGCACGGCTACCTCAGGTATGACCGACACTACCGCAAAAGAATTCCTTAAATCTTTCGTCATCAAAGGCGTCTATAATGTGGATAACACACTCCCGACAGACAGCGTGTCGACAGTCAGTGGTAAGAAGATCAAGTTTGTAAAACAGGACAACGTCATAAATGTGAACAATGCGGAGATTACCAAGAAGAATGTCTCGGCCGCTAACGGGCTCATTCAGGTAATCGACAGTGTATATGTGAAAGTTAAATAG
- a CDS encoding histidine kinase, whose protein sequence is MTASSLDGRDFSNMDLENADFSFSSLKDINFDGANLRNAKLRFSALDRTTFRNADLRNADLSFSSLSDVDLTGAKVEGANFSFTSQEKSFNWQDFSLIAIIQNQGWIGTLVAAILGAVILYGFNAIAYFTAELSFTEEPVRLAFYKYLVLLNIATGVCTILITQGLTTWLDMVVKSLLARHIILSIVVFLFDGLLGLGMHQMFATDIVNDYIARYPAEPSQNAPWYWYAWAPVVIANVFYFLSREGRQISRKISDQEYQLLNLEKLKTRAELDALQARINPHFLYNSLNSIASLVHENPDKAEEMTLLLSKLFRYTTGRKTSDYFDTIENELEMVETYLQVEKVRFGDRLRFTVEVEEDSLKNLQVPKFILQPIVENAIKHGISRMADQGNIVVKIYEKDQWLHLCVHDNGPAFSETLGAGYGMRSIQDKLKLLYGDNARLELLNEPHKSVNIAIQKSAIEEHQQSSHAFSA, encoded by the coding sequence ATGACAGCCTCATCGCTGGACGGAAGGGATTTCAGTAATATGGATCTGGAAAATGCGGATTTCAGCTTTTCGAGTTTGAAGGACATCAACTTCGACGGGGCCAATCTGCGCAATGCAAAACTTCGTTTCTCGGCCCTCGACCGGACGACCTTCCGGAACGCCGATCTGCGGAATGCGGATTTGAGTTTCAGTAGTCTTTCGGACGTGGACCTGACAGGCGCAAAGGTAGAGGGGGCTAATTTCAGTTTTACTTCACAGGAGAAATCGTTCAACTGGCAGGATTTCAGCCTGATCGCCATTATTCAGAACCAGGGTTGGATAGGCACATTGGTAGCGGCGATCCTGGGGGCCGTGATATTGTACGGGTTCAACGCAATCGCCTATTTTACGGCAGAGCTGTCGTTTACCGAGGAGCCGGTCCGGCTCGCTTTTTACAAATACCTGGTGTTGCTCAACATTGCAACGGGTGTTTGCACGATCCTTATCACGCAGGGGCTCACTACCTGGCTCGATATGGTTGTAAAGAGTTTGCTTGCCAGGCATATTATCCTCTCCATCGTTGTGTTTCTATTTGATGGCCTGCTGGGATTGGGAATGCACCAGATGTTCGCTACCGATATTGTGAACGACTACATCGCACGTTATCCGGCGGAACCCTCGCAGAATGCACCCTGGTACTGGTATGCGTGGGCGCCCGTGGTAATCGCCAATGTTTTTTACTTCCTGAGCCGGGAAGGCCGCCAGATCTCGCGCAAGATTTCCGATCAGGAATATCAGCTTTTAAATCTGGAGAAACTGAAAACCCGCGCCGAACTCGATGCATTGCAGGCGCGCATTAATCCGCATTTTTTGTACAACTCCCTGAACAGCATCGCCAGCCTCGTGCACGAAAACCCCGACAAAGCCGAGGAAATGACGCTGCTGCTTTCCAAGCTCTTCAGATACACCACCGGCCGGAAAACGAGCGATTATTTCGATACCATCGAAAACGAGCTGGAAATGGTCGAAACCTATTTGCAAGTCGAGAAAGTGCGGTTTGGCGATCGCCTGCGGTTTACGGTAGAGGTGGAGGAAGACTCTTTGAAAAACCTGCAGGTGCCCAAATTTATTTTGCAGCCGATTGTAGAGAATGCGATCAAGCACGGCATTTCGCGGATGGCCGATCAGGGGAACATCGTGGTGAAAATTTATGAAAAAGACCAATGGCTGCATTTGTGCGTGCACGACAACGGCCCGGCCTTTTCCGAAACCCTGGGAGCAGGCTATGGCATGCGCAGCATTCAGGACAAGCTGAAATTGCTTTATGGTGACAATGCCCGCCTCGAATTGCTGAACGAGCCGCATAAATCGGTTAATATTGCCATCCAGAAATCCGCTATCGAAGAACATCAACAATCCAGTCATGCTTTTTCCGCTTAA
- a CDS encoding nucleoside-diphosphate kinase: MPTNKTFTMIKPDAVRDGHSGSIIKMIEAAGFRIVALKKTQLTPERAGEFYAVHKERPFYIDLCKYMSSGAIVPMILEKENAVADFRALIGATNPANAEEGTIRKLYAKSIEANAIHGSDSDENAEIEGNFFFSHVEQF, encoded by the coding sequence ATGCCAACTAATAAGACATTTACCATGATCAAACCGGATGCTGTGCGGGATGGTCATTCGGGTTCAATCATCAAAATGATCGAAGCAGCAGGATTCCGGATTGTGGCCCTGAAAAAAACGCAGCTTACGCCCGAACGCGCGGGAGAGTTTTACGCCGTGCATAAGGAGCGTCCCTTCTACATCGACCTTTGCAAGTATATGTCGTCGGGGGCGATCGTTCCGATGATCCTCGAAAAGGAGAATGCGGTGGCTGATTTTCGTGCGCTGATTGGTGCTACCAATCCGGCAAATGCAGAAGAAGGTACCATCCGTAAATTGTATGCAAAATCGATCGAGGCCAATGCGATCCACGGTTCCGATTCGGATGAGAATGCGGAGATCGAAGGGAATTTCTTCTTCTCCCATGTGGAGCAGTTCTGA
- a CDS encoding TonB-dependent receptor — MKLFYCLLLFVTPAVFAQKSIQGKVTDRKGNALPGANVFLKGTYDGGTTDTNGVFAFRTSESDTATIVASYVGFEVFENKIDLKEGIPAMTIKLEELANELNTVVITAGAFEASDEKRMAMLKPLDIVTTAGAAADITGAMQFLPGAQRVGEQEGLFVRGGSGQETKIVIDGMIVQNPFFSSLPDVQSRGRFNPFMFKGTSFSTGGYSAQYGQALSSVLLLNTTDKVSNNGLGISLNLANAGLNYDYANKNQSVSAVVYYGNLRPLFKLVKQNVEWLHAPEFKGSSLTYRWKPTKNGVLKVYGMYSDSHLSMNSNDPSSDSGKMRLVLKNKNAFTTSTYTDSWADGRWTLNSGFSYSRNKDDMTYDGVNFDRFDERTQARIVLTRLLTGNNTVLFGAEAHAINIGNGVDGTLYRLKDRYAAAFVESEIYITRALAARIGVRSEYSSVISRANIAPRLSFAYKTGRYSQVSLAAGQFYQNPDYRFLYLNRSLKYERADHLILNYQIIKNQRTFRVETFYKNYAQLVREFTGLKYDADPYRFPWGTTNNGGDGYARGFDFFWRDQKSIKNLDYWVTYSFVDSERLFQQYAQSATPTFISNHNISLITKKWFEKAKTNLSATYAYTSGRPYYNPNNDEFLKDRTPAVHNVSIQASKLQSIKGNLVIFYATVDNILNTRNVFTYRYTPDGRTRYAVGPQSYRSFFVGMQIMLSKKAKVEKDDF; from the coding sequence ATGAAGCTTTTTTATTGTCTGTTACTATTCGTCACGCCCGCCGTTTTTGCCCAAAAAAGCATTCAGGGCAAGGTGACCGATCGCAAAGGAAATGCATTGCCCGGCGCGAATGTGTTCCTGAAAGGCACCTACGATGGCGGTACCACCGACACGAACGGTGTTTTCGCATTCCGGACGTCGGAGTCCGACACGGCTACCATTGTGGCCAGCTATGTAGGTTTTGAGGTTTTTGAAAATAAGATTGATCTGAAAGAAGGCATTCCGGCAATGACTATCAAACTTGAAGAACTGGCCAACGAACTGAATACCGTCGTAATTACCGCAGGGGCATTCGAAGCGTCGGACGAGAAGCGGATGGCGATGCTGAAACCGCTCGATATCGTAACCACGGCGGGCGCCGCGGCGGATATTACCGGTGCCATGCAATTCCTCCCGGGTGCGCAACGGGTAGGGGAGCAGGAGGGGCTATTTGTAAGAGGCGGCTCCGGGCAGGAAACGAAGATCGTAATCGACGGAATGATCGTACAGAACCCGTTTTTCAGTTCGCTGCCCGATGTGCAGTCGCGGGGGCGGTTCAATCCATTTATGTTTAAAGGCACTTCATTCAGCACGGGCGGCTATTCGGCGCAGTATGGGCAGGCATTGTCGTCGGTACTGCTGCTGAATACCACCGATAAAGTCAGCAATAATGGGTTGGGCATCAGTTTGAACCTGGCTAATGCGGGTTTGAATTATGACTATGCCAACAAAAACCAGTCGGTGTCGGCGGTGGTGTACTATGGCAATCTGCGGCCGCTATTCAAGCTCGTGAAGCAAAATGTAGAATGGCTGCACGCGCCGGAGTTCAAAGGCTCTTCATTGACCTATCGCTGGAAACCAACCAAAAACGGTGTACTGAAAGTCTACGGCATGTATTCCGACAGCCACCTGAGCATGAATAGCAACGACCCTTCGTCGGATTCGGGTAAAATGCGTCTGGTTTTGAAAAACAAAAATGCATTCACCACCAGCACCTACACCGATTCCTGGGCCGACGGCCGCTGGACATTGAATTCGGGATTTTCGTACAGCCGTAACAAGGACGACATGACCTACGACGGCGTCAATTTCGACCGTTTCGACGAGCGCACGCAGGCGCGCATCGTGCTCACGCGCTTGCTCACGGGGAACAATACCGTTCTTTTCGGTGCAGAGGCGCATGCAATCAATATCGGCAACGGCGTGGATGGTACATTATATAGGTTGAAAGACCGTTACGCCGCCGCGTTCGTGGAGTCGGAGATATACATTACTCGCGCATTGGCGGCGAGGATCGGCGTTCGGAGCGAGTATTCGTCGGTGATCAGCCGTGCCAACATTGCCCCGAGGCTGTCTTTTGCCTATAAAACAGGGCGGTACAGCCAGGTTTCGCTGGCCGCGGGGCAGTTTTACCAAAACCCCGATTACAGGTTTTTGTATCTGAATAGATCCCTGAAATACGAGCGCGCCGACCATCTGATCCTCAACTATCAAATTATCAAAAACCAGCGCACATTCCGCGTCGAGACGTTTTATAAGAATTACGCGCAGCTCGTCCGGGAGTTCACCGGGCTGAAATACGATGCCGATCCCTACCGGTTCCCGTGGGGCACGACCAACAACGGCGGCGACGGTTACGCCCGCGGTTTCGACTTCTTCTGGCGAGATCAGAAATCCATCAAAAACCTCGATTACTGGGTAACTTACAGCTTTGTGGACTCAGAAAGACTTTTTCAGCAGTATGCGCAATCGGCCACACCTACATTCATTTCAAATCATAACATCAGCCTGATCACCAAAAAATGGTTTGAAAAAGCCAAAACCAACCTCAGCGCGACTTACGCGTACACCAGCGGCCGGCCTTATTATAACCCCAACAACGACGAATTCCTGAAAGACCGCACGCCGGCGGTCCATAATGTGAGCATTCAGGCCAGCAAGTTGCAGAGCATCAAGGGAAACCTCGTGATTTTCTACGCCACGGTCGATAATATCCTCAACACCCGCAATGTATTCACTTACCGCTACACACCCGACGGCCGTACGCGCTACGCCGTGGGCCCGCAGAGTTACCGGAGTTTCTTCGTGGGTATGCAGATCATGCTTTCGAAGAAGGCCAAAGTGGAGAAAGACGATTTTTAA
- a CDS encoding non-canonical purine NTP diphosphatase, producing the protein MKLCFATNNRHKLEEIQALLGDQFELLTLSDIGCNTDIPEPFDTIAENSREKARFVKDNFGIDCFADDTGLVVDALNGEPGVKSARYAGEQRDSNDNIDLLLKNLSDKENKAARFLTVITLSWKGRYHQFEGTVEGVIIDEKRGTNGFGYDPVFVPEGHSRTFAEMSMQEKSALSHRGRAFAKLVAFLKEQ; encoded by the coding sequence ATGAAACTTTGCTTCGCCACCAACAACCGGCATAAACTCGAAGAAATACAGGCATTGCTCGGAGACCAGTTCGAGCTGCTTACATTAAGCGACATCGGTTGCAACACCGACATTCCCGAGCCATTCGACACCATCGCCGAAAACTCCCGCGAAAAAGCCCGATTCGTAAAGGATAACTTCGGGATAGATTGCTTCGCCGACGACACCGGCCTGGTCGTGGACGCATTGAACGGCGAGCCGGGCGTCAAATCTGCACGTTACGCGGGTGAGCAGCGCGATTCCAACGACAATATCGACCTGCTTCTTAAAAACCTTTCAGACAAGGAAAACAAGGCCGCCCGCTTCCTGACTGTCATTACCCTTTCCTGGAAAGGCCGATACCACCAATTCGAAGGTACGGTGGAAGGCGTCATTATCGATGAGAAACGCGGCACCAATGGCTTTGGCTATGACCCGGTGTTCGTGCCGGAAGGGCATTCGCGTACGTTCGCCGAAATGTCCATGCAGGAAAAATCGGCGCTGAGCCACCGCGGCCGTGCATTCGCGAAGCTGGTCGCATTCCTGAAAGAACAATAA
- a CDS encoding DUF1080 domain-containing protein has protein sequence MLKLRRLIVAGAAVLMLNSAFFALNGPAADPLKKPVKLFNGKDLKGWTVHGTEKWYVENGELICESGPDKKYGYLTTDKFYKNFDLSLKFKQEANGNSGVFFRSTVTGTKVSGWQVEVAPPNHDTGGIYESYGRNWLVQIPDEKEGFLKMGEWNTLRIRAVGDRTQTWLNGHEMVDLTDAKIGAGEGSIALQIHDGGGIKVRWKDIVLEEL, from the coding sequence ATGCTTAAACTTAGACGATTGATCGTCGCCGGAGCGGCCGTTCTGATGCTCAACTCGGCGTTTTTCGCGCTCAACGGGCCGGCCGCCGATCCGCTGAAAAAGCCCGTCAAATTATTCAACGGGAAGGACCTCAAAGGCTGGACCGTTCACGGTACCGAGAAATGGTACGTCGAAAATGGCGAGCTCATCTGCGAGAGCGGCCCCGACAAAAAGTACGGCTACCTCACCACCGACAAGTTTTATAAAAACTTCGATCTCTCCCTCAAATTTAAACAGGAGGCCAACGGCAACAGCGGGGTATTCTTTCGCTCGACGGTGACCGGCACCAAAGTTTCGGGCTGGCAGGTGGAGGTGGCGCCGCCTAACCACGACACCGGCGGCATTTACGAATCCTATGGTCGTAACTGGCTCGTACAGATTCCGGACGAGAAAGAGGGCTTCCTCAAAATGGGCGAATGGAACACCCTGCGCATCCGCGCGGTAGGCGACCGCACACAAACCTGGCTCAACGGGCACGAAATGGTGGACCTCACCGACGCGAAAATCGGGGCGGGCGAAGGCTCCATCGCATTGCAAATCCATGACGGCGGCGGTATTAAAGTACGCTGGAAGGATATTGTGCTGGAAGAGCTCTAA
- a CDS encoding bifunctional oligoribonuclease/PAP phosphatase NrnA, producing MNQSIEELRSFLSQPQKIVITTHRDPDADALGSSLGWASYLLKKGHEVTVISPTDYAANLRWLSGMDRVLVYEKPSEQGKCKRKIEQATLICCLDFSALSRLKDLGRVVKDAAAPKMMIDHHLEPEHFAKWMVWDTTAAATAQLVYELVKEMEGGLPAERIFDIPMAECLYAGIMTDTGSFRHGNVTPAVHLAVADLMRTGFDSSRVHRLIYDNAPLSRLQFLGYVLCNKLTVLPEYRTAYMVLTEAELQKFNSASGETEGIVNYGLQVENVVMSAMFIERKGEVKISFRSVGPFSVRDLASTHFSGGGHKNASGGRSEQSVNETVARFLSILPSYQEELLSVD from the coding sequence GTGAATCAATCCATTGAAGAGCTGCGCTCTTTTTTATCCCAACCCCAAAAAATTGTTATCACAACGCACCGGGATCCGGATGCCGATGCATTGGGTTCGTCCCTGGGCTGGGCCAGTTATTTACTCAAAAAAGGACATGAAGTAACGGTTATCAGCCCTACCGACTATGCGGCGAACCTTCGTTGGCTCTCGGGAATGGACCGCGTGCTGGTTTATGAGAAACCTTCGGAGCAGGGCAAATGCAAAAGGAAGATCGAACAGGCGACGTTGATTTGCTGCCTGGATTTCTCGGCCCTATCGCGGTTGAAGGACCTCGGAAGGGTTGTTAAGGACGCTGCGGCGCCCAAAATGATGATCGATCATCACCTCGAACCGGAGCATTTTGCGAAATGGATGGTTTGGGATACCACGGCTGCGGCTACGGCGCAACTGGTCTATGAATTGGTCAAAGAAATGGAAGGCGGCCTGCCTGCCGAACGGATCTTCGACATCCCCATGGCCGAATGCCTGTATGCAGGCATTATGACCGACACCGGCTCGTTCAGGCACGGTAACGTAACGCCCGCGGTGCACCTCGCGGTAGCCGACTTAATGCGTACCGGCTTTGATTCCAGTCGTGTGCACCGGCTGATCTACGATAATGCGCCCCTTTCGCGCCTGCAATTCCTGGGATACGTGCTTTGCAACAAACTGACCGTATTGCCGGAATATCGCACAGCTTACATGGTCCTGACCGAGGCTGAATTACAAAAATTCAACTCTGCTTCCGGCGAAACGGAGGGAATTGTGAACTACGGCCTGCAAGTTGAAAATGTGGTGATGTCGGCCATGTTCATCGAGCGTAAGGGCGAGGTGAAGATCTCGTTCCGGTCGGTGGGACCATTCTCGGTAAGAGACCTGGCCAGCACGCATTTCAGCGGCGGCGGACATAAGAATGCATCGGGTGGCCGTTCGGAACAATCAGTGAATGAAACCGTTGCAAGATTTTTAAGCATACTTCCTTCATACCAGGAAGAACTTTTAAGCGTTGACTAA